AGCGCGAAATCTTTGTCACTCTCACACCCAAACACCACACACCATTCCTCATGTTCTCGATATGCGCACAAACAATTATAAGACTCAAAGCAATGCTCTAGGATACTTTGAGCTTCGTCTCTTAACTCCTCTATACCTCGACATCTCAACACCGGATACATCTTATCTGAGTCACCTTCTACTTCTCCTTCTTTACTCAACATATCCCTGTCTCTCTGCTCTGACCTTCTTTCGCCCTCTATCGAACCAACGCTATTTTCTAAATTTCCTTCCGAACCGCCGTGATTCAAACTACACTCACCAATCATGCTAAGGGATTCCTTGCTGAACGGGCGGTAAAACAAAAACTCTTTCTCCATGACCCTGTTCTTCGCTTCGGAACGTAAAACACCTGTCTGGTCCAGATCTGTACGGATAACCCATTTTTTTGTCTTAGACAGGTGAACAACCTTGCCATTcaagcacttcacggcattcaaTGCATGCTCGCTGCAGTGGTATCTCACGGACCCGACCCCAATATGGACCTTTGTCTCCGGGTGTTCGTACAAATTACAAGAAGCAACGCGGCCTACTTTCGAAAACTCACTATTCAGCAAATCCACAGTAACATAGCCAGGTATGTCGAAAACAGCTACTTCTAGGTTCTGATCGCGCCTCTCCGCATCAACAGAATGCTGATCGAAATTGCATCGAGTTATAGACGTCGACACCTCAGAAACGTTAGGCGGTTCCCCGTGTTTCTCCCTCGAGACCCACGGGTCACTCAGAGGCGCTCCGCGATGGATCTCTGCAGAACGAATATCTGTTCCGTACAAGTTGACAGAATACCGCTGAACAATAGGCGTACTATGAAGCGCGGAGTCCGTAGAACGGAGAAAAAACGGATCCGTAACTGGAATCATATCAGCCTGTTTCGTCAGGACGGGAAACACGACAGAATGCGTATGTCCGTCGCAGTGGGCTATCGTCGGAACCTGGACCCTGTGCGGTATGAACTGCGTACAAGTCTCACTTATTCCTCCATTCGCAGCTACTGTCAACGTTCGCTCTCCAtcacaattttcatattctttacGCTTTTTCGGCTGTCTAATACCAAGGCCTGTACTAGAAAAATTTTGTGTCTCTGAAGGAGAAAGCAAGGAAGGTGCAATATGATAGTCATGAACATGCTTTACTCTCGGTCGAGGAGATCCTGGCCTAAATGTGCAAACGCGTAATTAATAGCCGTTTTGCGCTGCACTGTAAAATCTTTTCCGAAATGGTACCTTTTTGAAAAACTACGGTCGTCTTAAAGGTCAAAAAAGAAATTGTGTCAATATAAAATTCAAACgtggaaaaaatattttcatgacttGTTGCTGGAGCTCTGCTATGCTAGAATGCGCCTTTTTGTATATTATTCAAAAGCACGCTCCACACTCCGTGAAAACCAGGCACAGAAATGTTATGTAGACCAGAAACTGCTGCGTACTGCAAGTCGCAACCCCTATGACACTGTTGTAAGGGATTTCTAAGGCCATGTCTCTAAAAGAGGCTTAAACGCCTTTATCGACTTAGATACTCAACCAATAAGCCGCGTGTACACAGCAAAAATGCGACATAACATACTATGAAACGACATGAGATGGTAGACGAATTGGCTTATCGGGATAGACGTAGCATCTGATTCTAACAAGTTATATGAGCAAGCCCTAATAAACTGATACACATATGagacccattataataaaatcagaGGGCCGCCTTGCTCCACCTAAACTCTGTAAGCAGTCAGAAAGTCAACGTAGAAGATTAAACGAGGTATTTACGCGAACATACCAGTAAATATTAGACTGAAAAATTTTTTGTGTGATTCGATTTTTATGAAACTCACACAAGCTCCATAAATTTTTTCTGCTATTTACTGCTCTATCCATACTCGCCTAACCTTCAAAATGAGACAATGAACTATCACATTCTTCTTCACCAAAAATTTACGACTAACTGCTTAATAGTCATCAATTGATTCTTTTATTCATCATTTCTGCAATGAATTCAGCTTATATATTTTTACGCGTCGCGAACAGTGGTTTAAATTACTAGCAATCGGCACACCGAGCTCGTCTTTAGAATCATACTCAAGTACATTGGTCTCTATCCATTTTATACATAACAACCGTCTATGATCGCTTTTTCGCTTCAAATATAAACGATGTGCGTTCAAAGTGTATATCAATTTTACAACTCTTGCGCGACACTTTTCTCGACCCAAATTGACAGCCTTCGTTTCCATATCAGACTCAATCCTTCGTTCGAAGAAATTCGATCATAACAGGTGTAATCTCCGATAGGGCAATACATTGTAGATAGATGGCACGCAATGTTCGTAGATGGTCTGGAATTAAGAAGCCCACATGCTTTTGCTGCATGCACATTGTTTGGTACTTTTCCGATCTGACCGGTATTTGTGTGTAGAGTCTAGACATTCACTTTTACAACTGTTTTACTAACGTAGATAGGCTATTTTCTGCGGTATGACAAAAGATATATATAATTCAAAAACGTTAACAGAAGTTTGTCTTATTTTGAGTACATTCAGTGTGTCTGTGTCTATCTGAGTACACAATGCATTTTCTATGCGTTTCAGGGCTATGTTTTCTAGATCTGATTGAGTCTCGCCGCTGGAGAAGCAGTAGAGATGTACTCTTGGAAGCAATGAGTTTTTTGGAAACAAATTGATAAAGACATCACAGAATTCCGGTGCCAATTTCGGCAAGTTCATAATAATATCAGTAAAAGGTATTTGTTGCCGAGCAATCAACTCGCGGCAGAAATCTCGTCCATCCATACAGTAGCAAGTCAAGTTGTTGATCTTTTTCCCtaaatttatttttgcatttttcttcATCCAACTATAAGAGTCTGGGTTCAGATCGTTTGCATGAACGGTAGCGCCCTTTTTAGCTAGAGGTATTGCAAATGGGCCCACTCCAGCAAAGACATCGCCTGTTTGAATTCAGTTGTCAGGACAAAAGAACGtaatatttttgaacacattaaAATAATACATACACACAACAGCATTCGCCGAAATAAGTCGAACTATTCTTGTATGCTCTCCTTGCAACCTGGAATTCCAAAACACTCGAGAAAAGTCAAATTCGAAAACGCATTTACCTTCTCGCACTTGTACAAGTGTACATGGCTCTCCGGCCAGCAACTCCATTGTAAGAACTCGAAAATCGTTTTCGATAATCCCAACTTTATTGATGACAGTTCTGATGCCGGTTGACCGATTTCTCTAAAAACAGGACGTAAATATCAAGCTATAAGTCAAGGTATGAAGGGAAGATAATTGTAAAACAATGCGTCTTGTTTAGTGTAGAATTATAAACGCAAATTTAACACAAAGTGGCCAGCTGGAAAATTTTCTGTACCCTTAGCAAGACGGCGCCGATGATATATTTATAGTCTAGGTCTCTTTCTCTCAAATTCAGGTGAATGATATGCCCAACCGTTTCAAAGTGCCATGTAATGTTTTCAACATTAGGTATGAGTTTGTGAAGGATCCAATGAACGGGGCGCTGGTCAAAAGTAATTTTTACTTTATATGGTGAGATGATCTTGCCATTAGATGCTTCAATGAAAGTGCTATTTTCCTTACACTGAAGACTTTCTTCAGCGCTCGAGTTAAGAACTATGATGGATTCGTCGGACGTATCATCACCTCcgtcttgcctttccttaattagcCATGGAACATTCACACAATCTTCTCGAGAAAATAGATGGCTAAAAACAGGATGATAATAGGTCAGCTTGAGTCCTTACAAGAAAAAAGAAACTATCTATAGGGGGTATACTTTTTAAAATGTCGAATGAATGTTTGTGTATGAACCTTAGGGCATTTGATGGCTACAcaaccaatttcttcttctaacGTAGATTCGTCAAAAAGAGTTTCTATGGGAGGTGGCAGTACGGCTGGTTCAAATAGGCCGTGTGAAGGAACTAAATATACCATTAGGCAACTAGAAAAAATTTGTCGCGTTTTACAATCCGAcggacgaattaaaaaaaaattaaaagaacgaAAGTTGAGTTGAGTGAGTCAGAGGCAATCTTGCTTAGAAACAACGTATTTAGCTTCGCCATGGACCTTTTAGTACCTTTAGAATCTGATCCAGATATATTCAGTGAAGTACGTACTATGATTAGAATAGGTGTTTAGCCTGTTTGTTCTTTGATTTTCCAATACGTGACACCTTTTCTGACTCATGTTTCTAGCTTATGCATCATCTCGGTGTTTCAAGTTCGGCTAACCTGAGAATAATGGAACTATACAGCACAGGTTCATTTTTAAAAGAGCAGACCTGGACTTAGCTCCTATTCAATAGACAGGCGAACATCTGACATATCACCTTTGTATAGATGAGGAGGCACTTCCTAATAGCAATGTACTGGCCGTGATAGTGGTCTTTCCTGGGCCTTCATTTGAGGTTTGAAACAAAAAATATATCAACCGCTAGCTGAGATTAGTAGATACACTTTCGACTAATATAGTCCATCTTTTAGTCGCCGACACTTGAACCCAGCGATGATGGGAAATGTGTGTGGTTTATGAAACAATATACAAGAAATGTTTGTGGAATAATCGCTGTACGTAAAAAAtcccataattttttattttaggttAAAAGACCAGTATATATACCCTCTCTGGAACAAAGGCTATTGGACATACTTTCAGGATCATTTCTGTATTAAAGTCCACTCGTCTAGTTCTCTAAACATGACAACTGCTATAGAAGGGATGATGAACCGATGTCTTTCGTTCCTGAGCGTGAAGTTATAATAGCGTTGCGGACCTCAATGAAGTCGGTGTTTGCTTTCATTAGATTGCAAATCATGTTACATGAGAGCGGGGTCCCCCCGCTTTACTGGCTTACTTGTGACCACAAAGttgttattttgatgatcgtttctgTCCCTAGAAGGCAGAAGGGAGCGAAAGAGGTCTtaccttcaatttttttttagttgATTCATGCCCTGGCCAACAATCAAGCCCATTTTACATGCAATGGTTGGATAGGCAAATTTTTCAAGCGTTGTGCTTCCCTTACGCCTCAAGAGAGGGGTGTCGCTTTTGACCACGACGACGAGGTCAAGAAGATACATTCTCAATTTGCTTCTGGCGGCCAATCGTCGATTCCTACAGAACTCGAAAACGTCAACATGCATTTTTCAGCGTATGTTTCCGTAAACGGGTGCATCTACGAGCTAGATGGGTCTAAAGAGCACCCTATCAAATGCGGCAGCACCTCAGAGTCTTCCTTCTTAAAAGACGTTATACTCCATATCAAAGATACGAAACAGTTTGACTCTATCTGTATCTCTATAATGGTGCTTGTCAAAGACACGTAATTCAAACCGTTTCGAGGTATCTCTTCCTCGTACGTGTGTCTGAAGAGTAAGTAGGCTGCCAGTTGTATTTATTGATAGCGGAATTTCGTGCGACTTTTGGTCTTTAGAGACGTTGGTGTTGACATTTTTCTTAACAGAGAATTTAGTTAAGGCAGAATTTTATTTTTCTCAACATGCACTTAACGTAAAAGCTGCAGCGTCGATGGTGCAGACCTCCGGTTGAGATTAGCGTCCACGCAGGCTGCGCAAGAGGCTGCTCTGGCTTACTGAGGTAGTGAAGATGATGCCAAAGCCGACTATGTGTTATACGTATGTACTTTGCCGTTATTTTTCACGCCAACACATTCAGGGCTTTGGTGTACCGAAGGGCTCAGCTTAGATTGAGACAAGAGACAGTTTGGTGCTGATACGTTGTTTGTCGACGGCGAGATAAGTCTTCGAGGGTTGCCGCTGATGTCTTGGGATTTGGTGAGCGGGTGCTCGCAAAAGTTAGTTTTTTTGCAAAGTTGCACTTGTTTGTTGCTCACAGAGGGCAGCGGGCATGATATTTTTGGTGAGGTACAAAGTTAGAGAGAGGCGGAATTTAGAAAGCGCGTTGAGAGTGATAGCGCGAGTTTTGACTTGAATTCTGCGTTGGAGAGTGTCGCGAACGTGACGGGCTGCTATTTTTTGACACATTGACGCTCTCAGAGAAGGACTGAGAGGTCAGTAAGTCTAGTGACTCAAAAAAAATTTTCTCAGGACATTTGAAACGAATGCGTTTTAACTAGTGGTACTCAGAGTGATGCTTTTGCAATTTGTTTGGCAGATTTGATAGGGCGTTGTTTTTAAGAGCGCGTTTTCCGCTGAGCGGTGTTCAAAGTTTTGCAGAGAGTGTATGGAACAGAATAGGCGTTTGTCAGGTGTGAGCTTTCCGGACGGAGGACACGGCACATTGTTGAGTTAGAGAGGCTGTTGATggagcgtcgctgcggtcgggttcGGCCGAGTGCGTGCTCGCTATTGGGGCATTGGTTTGCGATTCGGCGAGGTTCAGGGGGTCGGGTGTTGCGCTGGCGAAGCGTGAGTTTACTAGAGGAGCGCGCGAACGCAGTTGGGTGGACGGGCTTCTCTGGTGCAAGGGcgtgtgtgtgaattttttttttttttttttttttttgcttaaaggCTGCGCAGCTCGGCTTTTTAATGTATTTGATGTGTCGTGGTTGGTTGTGGTTTTTGGGGCTTGTGTTTGCGGGTCCAAGCTGAAGAATGTTGCGGGGGTCGGATGAAGTGGCAGAATACGATTCTCCTTCGTGTCGGATGAGCAGGAAGGATGAGAGGAGGCTTAAAAAGCGGTTGGTGAGTCGTGGTCAGCTGCGATATCCGGAGGTTTCGGACGCGTTTGAAGAAGAGATAGCAGAGAGACTTGACCGGGATGCCAAGGAGGTGTCTCATTTGGGGAATTTTGGGAGGGGCCGGAGGGACAGGTCGGAAGGCGAGTTGCGGGTGGAAGACGACGAGCCGATTCCGGTGGTTTCGGAGTACGAAAGTTTACTGAAGACGTTCAAAGTGCGGCGGGATTCCGAGGAGTTGGGTTGTTTTCTGAAGAGGGGGAGGGTGCTGGGTGCGAGGGGACGCGGCGGTGGAGGGAGATATGGCGAGTGGCTGGAGTGCGAGAAGGAGGGTTTGGAGACAGGCGGAGTTGGTCGAGGGGAGGAGGGTGAGTTCGAGGGGGGTCGAGGTCGAGTTGAGGGGtggaaaagaggggaggaggaggagttgaaGGCACACGAGGAGAAGGTTCGGAGGATTGAGCGTGAGAAGGAGATGGGGGATGCAGTTTTgtgtgagggggaggaggaagagggtggacaagagatgggtggggggggggggagagttcgcACGTGCGAATTATTTTTACAAGgagttgaatcagggatcgatagATCGAGCGACAGAGCTTTGTCGGCTTCCGCAAAAGTATGTTGAGCACGCGAGGACGGGTT
The sequence above is drawn from the Schistocerca gregaria isolate iqSchGreg1 unplaced genomic scaffold, iqSchGreg1.2 ptg000615l, whole genome shotgun sequence genome and encodes:
- the LOC126317000 gene encoding uncharacterized protein LOC126317000; protein product: MVYLVPSHGLFEPAVLPPPIETLFDESTLEEEIGCVAIKCPKVHTQTFIRHFKNHLFSREDCVNVPWLIKERQDGGDDTSDESIIVLNSSAEESLQCKENSTFIEASNGKIISPYKVKITFDQRPVHWILHKLIPNVENITWHFETVGHIIHLNLRERDLDYKYIIGAVLLRRNRSTGIRTVINKVGIIENDFRVLTMELLAGEPCTLVQVREGKCVFEFDFSRVFWNSRLQGEHTRIVRLISANAVVCDVFAGVGPFAIPLAKKGATVHANDLNPDSYSWMKKNAKINLGKKINNLTCYCMDGRDFCRELIARQQIPFTDIIMNLPKLAPEFCDVFINLFPKNSLLPRVHLYCFSSGETQSDLENIALKRIENALCTQIDTDTLNVLKIRQTSVNVFELYISFVIPQKIAYLR
- the LOC126316960 gene encoding ubiquitin carboxyl-terminal hydrolase-like isoform X2, producing MDLLVPLESDPDIFSELMHHLGVSSSANLRIMELYSTDEEALPNSNVLAVIVVFPGPSFESPTLEPSDDGKCVWFMKQYTRNVCGIIAKG
- the LOC126316960 gene encoding ubiquitin carboxyl-terminal hydrolase-like isoform X1 — translated: MDLLVPLESDPDIFSELMHHLGVSSSANLRIMELYSTDEEALPNSNVLAVIVVFPGPSFESPTLEPSDDGKCVWFMKQYTRNVCGIIALIHALANNQAHFTCNGWIGKFFKRCASLTPQERGVAFDHDDEVKKIHSQFASGGQSSIPTELENVNMHFSAYVSVNGCIYELDGSKEHPIKCGSTSESSFLKDVILHIKDTKQFDSICISIMVLVKDT